A DNA window from Hydractinia symbiolongicarpus strain clone_291-10 chromosome 6, HSymV2.1, whole genome shotgun sequence contains the following coding sequences:
- the LOC130646919 gene encoding uncharacterized protein LOC130646919 isoform X4, with amino-acid sequence MAKVAQVQYNTRTKRSRANDVKSPRQTALYYCKRGTDPKSFVKKWINDHIGYGVFTTLPLKHHQFVLQYPGKVLTRKEGERLELEYPTSCGSFIFFMDKKCVDATNETRLGKYVNHSSHRKYLNCYPKLIEEGGNAFICLFASYDIPLGTELRYNYGISGLEWQKDPTHNIPFNLEDLVSDRLVLSKNLTLVQGKNNLTSDVIAKKKEDNDENVGIITDILKKLLDDVVATQSMVEDSEEAEDISELDTLNHISSVTVSTPIQTRKLSVQYKASGVQTSIDKDNLEVDFTTDSPSICEISVKNDSGLNVEDDMEIIDTDEEGKVENSIAIEKKETSVKKSANEKVGKSEEKEAKQINSRPLRPCFVCDKKIKHSKLNRHITLCHKHHPDVKDALNMPRKERLRAFANFRKIGIYNHNVKEIEEGGRNLLREKQNDSDDPLVMCTTCKGFYAKTFKARHKADCSKNSCQFPVTIALDCTSDESWKLSDDQFKQRILNIIRDDAVGTLAKSDPVILMVGHRLYGKIKRRLNKKMEVERSVRSDMRRLAHVYSRFKDRVLEVPRDCCNDKNNAGDMFLRENFEVLKYSIESYTHSDLEVQKSGLKAALYYVLKDAAEKLIGYYLGKNNDVDAEKIKNFLVLLKLRKDEIFADATYDLNMRRNVKTKKPAQLPNEGDVQLIRDYVIERIRHLSSDPFIIMDRHTFVELRDCACTRLVLYNGRRGGEPSRLTVTQWIEAEKDEWLDKQRIQDIAKETNLSSGTKITFQSGKGVNHLVPVFIPKDTVAAMKLLANEQVRKDAGVLEENSYIFPSTQGSDNHCSGWHSLDNVCAKLPIANRERISGTSNRHRLSTLIAGLGLSESDMSLAYDHFGHSERINKTIYQAPAAHRQLLSTGKHLSVLDNAQSIKNDNNFEKKGPNLVEENEKKFRDENAEKDTSKANTVKLPNKKKMKKSVQVGEKRQTHRNDTFKKEKTCAPTRKYALRKEKNVSQKTSEESKHFTNVNDDEPSEWSESSEDSELENSVKCTGQQERKYIQWSSEQEDKLYKKFARHIKNKKNGWPCSDDLKKFANEEGITVGTVRNKINNERGKIARQAEAKKKKMNIV; translated from the exons atggccAAGGTAGCTCAAGTTCAATACAATACT AGAACGAAAAGAAGTAGAGCTAATGATGTTAAATCGCCAAGACAAACTGCACTATATTATTGTAAAAGGGGAACTGATCCAAAATCATTTGTAAAGAAATGGATTAATGATCACATTg GATATGGTGTGTTTACAACATTGCCCCTGAAACATCACCAGTTTGTCCTGCAATATCCTGGAAAAGTTCTCACAAGAAAGGAAGGAGAGAGATTAGAGCTAGAGTATCCAACTTCCTGTGGatcatttattttctttatggaCAAAAAGTG tgttGATGCTACAAATGAGACCAGGCTGGGAAAATATGTGAACCATTCAAGTCATCGGAAATATTTGAATTGTTATCCAAAATTGATCGAGGAGGGTGGAAATGCATTCATATGTTTGTTTGCTTCCTATGACATTCCTTTAGGAACTGAACTGCGATACAATTATGGAATTTCAGGGCTAGAATGGCAAAAG GATCCAACACATAATATACCATTCAATTTAGAAGACCTAGTTTCAGATAGGCTA GTGTTGAGTAAGAACTTGACCTTGGTCCAAGGCAAGAATAACTTGACCTCTGATGTCATTGCAAAAAAG AAGGAGGATAATGACGAAAATGTGGGTATCATTacagatattctcaaaaaattGCTTGATGATGTGGTGGCAACTCAG TCCATGGTTGAAGATTCTGAAGAGGCAGAAGATATTTCAGAGTTGGATACTTTGAATCATATTTCGTCT GTCACAGTTTCAACTCCGATACAGACTAGAAAACTATCAGTTCAGTATAAG GCTTCAGGTGTGCAAACAAGTATTGATAAAG acaatCTTGAGGTTGATTTTACTACGGACAGTCCATCCATATGTGAG ATTTCTGTGAAAAATGATTCCGGATTAAATGTTGAAGACGATATGGAAATCATTGATACAGACGAGGAAGGAAAAGTGGAGAACAGTATTGCTATAGAG AAGAAAGAAACATCTGTAAAGAAAAGCGCCAACGAG AAAGTGGGAAAATCTGAGGAAAAAGAAGCCAAAcag ATAAACTCAAGACCATTGAGACCCTGTTTTGTTTGCGATAAAAAGATCAAGCATTCGAAATTAAATAGACACATCACTTTATGTCATAAGCATCATCCAGATGTAAAGGATGCTTTGAACATGCCTCGAAAAGAAAGACTGAGAGCCTTCGCTAACTTTCGAAAAATTGGCATATATAATCATAATGTTAAAGAAATTGAGGAGGGCGGTAGAAATTTGTTGCGTGAAAAGCAAAACGATTCAGATGACCCACTTGTTATGTGCACCACCTGCAAAGGATTTTATGCCAAAACCTTTAAAGCTAGGCACAAGGCAGACTGCTCAAAGAACTCCTGTCAATTTCCTGTTACAATTGCTCTGGATTGTACTAGTGATGAGTCATGGAAGCTATCGGATGATCAATTTAAGCAGAGAATTTTGAACATCATCAGAGACGATGCCGTTGGTACTCTTGCCAAATCGGATCCCGTTATTTTGATGGTTGGTCATCGCCTCTatggcaaaataaaaagaagactaAACAAAAAGATGGAAGTTGAACGGTCTGTTCGAAGCGACATGCGTCGTCTGGCACATGTTTATTCCAGATTTAAAGATAGGGTGTTGGAAGTACCAAGAGATTGTTGTAATGACAAAAACAATGCTGGTGACATGTTTCTGAGGGAAAATTTTGAGGTGCTGAAATATTCTATTGAATCCTACACTCATTCTGATTTGGAAGTTCAAAAGTCAGGACTTAAGGCAGCCTTGTACTACGTGTTGAAAGACGCCGCCGAAAAACTAATTGGTTATTACCTTGGTAAAAATAATGATGTTGatgcagaaaaaattaaaaactttttggtaTTGCTGAAATTACGCAAAGATGAAATATTCGCTGACGCAACGTATGATTTAAACATGAGAAGGaatgtaaaaactaaaaaacctgCACAACTTCCAAACGAAGGCGATGTCCAACTAATTCGAGATTATGTGATTGAAAGGATACGCCACTTATCATCAGATCCATTTATCATCATGGACAGACATACGTTTGTTGAACTACGTGATTGTGCTTGCACTCGTCTTGTGCTGTATAATGGCCGAAGAGGTGGAGAACCATCGCGTCTAACCGTTACGCAGTGGATTGAAGCTGAAAAGGATGAATGGTTAGACAAACAGCGGATACAGGATATTGCAAAAGAAACTAACTTAAGCAGTGGGACAAAGATCACATTTCAATCGGGAAAAGGAGTCAACCATTTAGTTCCTGTTTTTATTCCTAAAGATACTGTTGCTGCAATGAAGTTGTTGGCTAACGAGCAAGTAAGGAAAGATGCTGGTGTCCTTGAAGAAAACTCATACATATTTCCCAGTACCCAAGGTTCTGATAATCATTGCTCTGGATGGCATAGCTTAGATAATGTTTGTGCAAAACTTCCAATTGCCAACAGAGAAAGAATTAGTGGTACAAGTAACCGACATCGCCTTAGTACCTTAATTGCTGGTTTAGGTCTATCAGAGTCCGATATGAGTTTGGCCTATGATCATTTTGGGCACAGTGAGAGAATTAACAAAACGATATACCAAGCACCAGCTGCTCATCGACAACTATTGTCAACTGGGAAACATCTATCTGTCCTTGATAATG CGCAAAGTATAAAGAATGACAATAACTTCGAGAAAAAGGGTCCTAACTTagttgaagaaaatgaaaaaaaatttagag ATGAAAATGCTGAAAAAGACACAAGTAAAGCGAACACTGTAAAATTAccgaataaaaagaaaatgaagaaaagtgTACAAGTGGGAGAAAAAAGACAAACTCATCGAAAcgatacatttaaaaaagagaaaacttgCG CACCCACGAGAAAGTATGCACTTAGAAAAGAAAAGAACGTTTCTCAAA AAACATCTGAAGAATCCAAACATTTTACAAATGTGAACGATGATGAACCTTCTGAATGGTCTGAATCAAGTGAAGATAGCGAACTCGAGAATTCTGTAAAATGCACTG GTcaacaagaaagaaaatacATTCAATGGTCGTCAGAGCAAGAGGATAAACTATACAAAAAATTTGCaagacatataaaaaataaaaaaaatggatgGCCTT GCTCTGATGATCTGAAAAAATTCGCCAACGAGGAAGGAATTACTGTTGGAACTGTtcgaaataaaattaacaatgaAAGAGGAAAAATAGCACGACAAGCGGAagcgaaaaaaaagaaaatgaacattGTTTAA
- the LOC130646919 gene encoding uncharacterized protein LOC130646919 isoform X2, whose protein sequence is MAKVAQVQYNTRTKRSRANDVKSPRQTALYYCKRGTDPKSFVKKWINDHIGYGVFTTLPLKHHQFVLQYPGKVLTRKEGERLELEYPTSCGSFIFFMDKKCVDATNETRLGKYVNHSSHRKYLNCYPKLIEEGGNAFICLFASYDIPLGTELRYNYGISGLEWQKDPTHNIPFNLEDLVSDRLVLSKNLTLVQGKNNLTSDVIAKKKEDNDENVGIITDILKKLLDDVVATQMENMVPDFSDSEDEGLKSSGNMLINLLPFMSMVEDSEEAEDISELDTLNHISSASGVQTSIDKDNLEVDFTTDSPSICEISVKNDSGLNVEDDMEIIDTDEEGKVENSIAIEKKETSVKKSANEKVGKSEEKEAKQINSRPLRPCFVCDKKIKHSKLNRHITLCHKHHPDVKDALNMPRKERLRAFANFRKIGIYNHNVKEIEEGGRNLLREKQNDSDDPLVMCTTCKGFYAKTFKARHKADCSKNSCQFPVTIALDCTSDESWKLSDDQFKQRILNIIRDDAVGTLAKSDPVILMVGHRLYGKIKRRLNKKMEVERSVRSDMRRLAHVYSRFKDRVLEVPRDCCNDKNNAGDMFLRENFEVLKYSIESYTHSDLEVQKSGLKAALYYVLKDAAEKLIGYYLGKNNDVDAEKIKNFLVLLKLRKDEIFADATYDLNMRRNVKTKKPAQLPNEGDVQLIRDYVIERIRHLSSDPFIIMDRHTFVELRDCACTRLVLYNGRRGGEPSRLTVTQWIEAEKDEWLDKQRIQDIAKETNLSSGTKITFQSGKGVNHLVPVFIPKDTVAAMKLLANEQVRKDAGVLEENSYIFPSTQGSDNHCSGWHSLDNVCAKLPIANRERISGTSNRHRLSTLIAGLGLSESDMSLAYDHFGHSERINKTIYQAPAAHRQLLSTGKHLSVLDNAQSIKNDNNFEKKGPNLVEENEKKFRDENAEKDTSKANTVKLPNKKKMKKSVQVGEKRQTHRNDTFKKEKTCAPTRKYALRKEKNVSQKTSEESKHFTNVNDDEPSEWSESSEDSELENSVKCTGQQERKYIQWSSEQEDKLYKKFARHIKNKKNGWPCSDDLKKFANEEGITVGTVRNKINNERGKIARQAEAKKKKMNIV, encoded by the exons atggccAAGGTAGCTCAAGTTCAATACAATACT AGAACGAAAAGAAGTAGAGCTAATGATGTTAAATCGCCAAGACAAACTGCACTATATTATTGTAAAAGGGGAACTGATCCAAAATCATTTGTAAAGAAATGGATTAATGATCACATTg GATATGGTGTGTTTACAACATTGCCCCTGAAACATCACCAGTTTGTCCTGCAATATCCTGGAAAAGTTCTCACAAGAAAGGAAGGAGAGAGATTAGAGCTAGAGTATCCAACTTCCTGTGGatcatttattttctttatggaCAAAAAGTG tgttGATGCTACAAATGAGACCAGGCTGGGAAAATATGTGAACCATTCAAGTCATCGGAAATATTTGAATTGTTATCCAAAATTGATCGAGGAGGGTGGAAATGCATTCATATGTTTGTTTGCTTCCTATGACATTCCTTTAGGAACTGAACTGCGATACAATTATGGAATTTCAGGGCTAGAATGGCAAAAG GATCCAACACATAATATACCATTCAATTTAGAAGACCTAGTTTCAGATAGGCTA GTGTTGAGTAAGAACTTGACCTTGGTCCAAGGCAAGAATAACTTGACCTCTGATGTCATTGCAAAAAAG AAGGAGGATAATGACGAAAATGTGGGTATCATTacagatattctcaaaaaattGCTTGATGATGTGGTGGCAACTCAG atgGAAAATATGGTGCCAGATTTTTCAGACAGTGAAGATGAGGGACTAAAATCAAGTGGCAACat GTTAATAAATTTACTTCCCTTTATG TCCATGGTTGAAGATTCTGAAGAGGCAGAAGATATTTCAGAGTTGGATACTTTGAATCATATTTCGTCT GCTTCAGGTGTGCAAACAAGTATTGATAAAG acaatCTTGAGGTTGATTTTACTACGGACAGTCCATCCATATGTGAG ATTTCTGTGAAAAATGATTCCGGATTAAATGTTGAAGACGATATGGAAATCATTGATACAGACGAGGAAGGAAAAGTGGAGAACAGTATTGCTATAGAG AAGAAAGAAACATCTGTAAAGAAAAGCGCCAACGAG AAAGTGGGAAAATCTGAGGAAAAAGAAGCCAAAcag ATAAACTCAAGACCATTGAGACCCTGTTTTGTTTGCGATAAAAAGATCAAGCATTCGAAATTAAATAGACACATCACTTTATGTCATAAGCATCATCCAGATGTAAAGGATGCTTTGAACATGCCTCGAAAAGAAAGACTGAGAGCCTTCGCTAACTTTCGAAAAATTGGCATATATAATCATAATGTTAAAGAAATTGAGGAGGGCGGTAGAAATTTGTTGCGTGAAAAGCAAAACGATTCAGATGACCCACTTGTTATGTGCACCACCTGCAAAGGATTTTATGCCAAAACCTTTAAAGCTAGGCACAAGGCAGACTGCTCAAAGAACTCCTGTCAATTTCCTGTTACAATTGCTCTGGATTGTACTAGTGATGAGTCATGGAAGCTATCGGATGATCAATTTAAGCAGAGAATTTTGAACATCATCAGAGACGATGCCGTTGGTACTCTTGCCAAATCGGATCCCGTTATTTTGATGGTTGGTCATCGCCTCTatggcaaaataaaaagaagactaAACAAAAAGATGGAAGTTGAACGGTCTGTTCGAAGCGACATGCGTCGTCTGGCACATGTTTATTCCAGATTTAAAGATAGGGTGTTGGAAGTACCAAGAGATTGTTGTAATGACAAAAACAATGCTGGTGACATGTTTCTGAGGGAAAATTTTGAGGTGCTGAAATATTCTATTGAATCCTACACTCATTCTGATTTGGAAGTTCAAAAGTCAGGACTTAAGGCAGCCTTGTACTACGTGTTGAAAGACGCCGCCGAAAAACTAATTGGTTATTACCTTGGTAAAAATAATGATGTTGatgcagaaaaaattaaaaactttttggtaTTGCTGAAATTACGCAAAGATGAAATATTCGCTGACGCAACGTATGATTTAAACATGAGAAGGaatgtaaaaactaaaaaacctgCACAACTTCCAAACGAAGGCGATGTCCAACTAATTCGAGATTATGTGATTGAAAGGATACGCCACTTATCATCAGATCCATTTATCATCATGGACAGACATACGTTTGTTGAACTACGTGATTGTGCTTGCACTCGTCTTGTGCTGTATAATGGCCGAAGAGGTGGAGAACCATCGCGTCTAACCGTTACGCAGTGGATTGAAGCTGAAAAGGATGAATGGTTAGACAAACAGCGGATACAGGATATTGCAAAAGAAACTAACTTAAGCAGTGGGACAAAGATCACATTTCAATCGGGAAAAGGAGTCAACCATTTAGTTCCTGTTTTTATTCCTAAAGATACTGTTGCTGCAATGAAGTTGTTGGCTAACGAGCAAGTAAGGAAAGATGCTGGTGTCCTTGAAGAAAACTCATACATATTTCCCAGTACCCAAGGTTCTGATAATCATTGCTCTGGATGGCATAGCTTAGATAATGTTTGTGCAAAACTTCCAATTGCCAACAGAGAAAGAATTAGTGGTACAAGTAACCGACATCGCCTTAGTACCTTAATTGCTGGTTTAGGTCTATCAGAGTCCGATATGAGTTTGGCCTATGATCATTTTGGGCACAGTGAGAGAATTAACAAAACGATATACCAAGCACCAGCTGCTCATCGACAACTATTGTCAACTGGGAAACATCTATCTGTCCTTGATAATG CGCAAAGTATAAAGAATGACAATAACTTCGAGAAAAAGGGTCCTAACTTagttgaagaaaatgaaaaaaaatttagag ATGAAAATGCTGAAAAAGACACAAGTAAAGCGAACACTGTAAAATTAccgaataaaaagaaaatgaagaaaagtgTACAAGTGGGAGAAAAAAGACAAACTCATCGAAAcgatacatttaaaaaagagaaaacttgCG CACCCACGAGAAAGTATGCACTTAGAAAAGAAAAGAACGTTTCTCAAA AAACATCTGAAGAATCCAAACATTTTACAAATGTGAACGATGATGAACCTTCTGAATGGTCTGAATCAAGTGAAGATAGCGAACTCGAGAATTCTGTAAAATGCACTG GTcaacaagaaagaaaatacATTCAATGGTCGTCAGAGCAAGAGGATAAACTATACAAAAAATTTGCaagacatataaaaaataaaaaaaatggatgGCCTT GCTCTGATGATCTGAAAAAATTCGCCAACGAGGAAGGAATTACTGTTGGAACTGTtcgaaataaaattaacaatgaAAGAGGAAAAATAGCACGACAAGCGGAagcgaaaaaaaagaaaatgaacattGTTTAA
- the LOC130646919 gene encoding uncharacterized protein LOC130646919 isoform X5, with product MAKVAQVQYNTRTKRSRANDVKSPRQTALYYCKRGTDPKSFVKKWINDHIGYGVFTTLPLKHHQFVLQYPGKVLTRKEGERLELEYPTSCGSFIFFMDKKCVDATNETRLGKYVNHSSHRKYLNCYPKLIEEGGNAFICLFASYDIPLGTELRYNYGISGLEWQKDPTHNIPFNLEDLVSDRLVLSKNLTLVQGKNNLTSDVIAKKKEDNDENVGIITDILKKLLDDVVATQSMVEDSEEAEDISELDTLNHISSASGVQTSIDKDNLEVDFTTDSPSICEISVKNDSGLNVEDDMEIIDTDEEGKVENSIAIEKKETSVKKSANEKVGKSEEKEAKQINSRPLRPCFVCDKKIKHSKLNRHITLCHKHHPDVKDALNMPRKERLRAFANFRKIGIYNHNVKEIEEGGRNLLREKQNDSDDPLVMCTTCKGFYAKTFKARHKADCSKNSCQFPVTIALDCTSDESWKLSDDQFKQRILNIIRDDAVGTLAKSDPVILMVGHRLYGKIKRRLNKKMEVERSVRSDMRRLAHVYSRFKDRVLEVPRDCCNDKNNAGDMFLRENFEVLKYSIESYTHSDLEVQKSGLKAALYYVLKDAAEKLIGYYLGKNNDVDAEKIKNFLVLLKLRKDEIFADATYDLNMRRNVKTKKPAQLPNEGDVQLIRDYVIERIRHLSSDPFIIMDRHTFVELRDCACTRLVLYNGRRGGEPSRLTVTQWIEAEKDEWLDKQRIQDIAKETNLSSGTKITFQSGKGVNHLVPVFIPKDTVAAMKLLANEQVRKDAGVLEENSYIFPSTQGSDNHCSGWHSLDNVCAKLPIANRERISGTSNRHRLSTLIAGLGLSESDMSLAYDHFGHSERINKTIYQAPAAHRQLLSTGKHLSVLDNAQSIKNDNNFEKKGPNLVEENEKKFRDENAEKDTSKANTVKLPNKKKMKKSVQVGEKRQTHRNDTFKKEKTCAPTRKYALRKEKNVSQKTSEESKHFTNVNDDEPSEWSESSEDSELENSVKCTGQQERKYIQWSSEQEDKLYKKFARHIKNKKNGWPCSDDLKKFANEEGITVGTVRNKINNERGKIARQAEAKKKKMNIV from the exons atggccAAGGTAGCTCAAGTTCAATACAATACT AGAACGAAAAGAAGTAGAGCTAATGATGTTAAATCGCCAAGACAAACTGCACTATATTATTGTAAAAGGGGAACTGATCCAAAATCATTTGTAAAGAAATGGATTAATGATCACATTg GATATGGTGTGTTTACAACATTGCCCCTGAAACATCACCAGTTTGTCCTGCAATATCCTGGAAAAGTTCTCACAAGAAAGGAAGGAGAGAGATTAGAGCTAGAGTATCCAACTTCCTGTGGatcatttattttctttatggaCAAAAAGTG tgttGATGCTACAAATGAGACCAGGCTGGGAAAATATGTGAACCATTCAAGTCATCGGAAATATTTGAATTGTTATCCAAAATTGATCGAGGAGGGTGGAAATGCATTCATATGTTTGTTTGCTTCCTATGACATTCCTTTAGGAACTGAACTGCGATACAATTATGGAATTTCAGGGCTAGAATGGCAAAAG GATCCAACACATAATATACCATTCAATTTAGAAGACCTAGTTTCAGATAGGCTA GTGTTGAGTAAGAACTTGACCTTGGTCCAAGGCAAGAATAACTTGACCTCTGATGTCATTGCAAAAAAG AAGGAGGATAATGACGAAAATGTGGGTATCATTacagatattctcaaaaaattGCTTGATGATGTGGTGGCAACTCAG TCCATGGTTGAAGATTCTGAAGAGGCAGAAGATATTTCAGAGTTGGATACTTTGAATCATATTTCGTCT GCTTCAGGTGTGCAAACAAGTATTGATAAAG acaatCTTGAGGTTGATTTTACTACGGACAGTCCATCCATATGTGAG ATTTCTGTGAAAAATGATTCCGGATTAAATGTTGAAGACGATATGGAAATCATTGATACAGACGAGGAAGGAAAAGTGGAGAACAGTATTGCTATAGAG AAGAAAGAAACATCTGTAAAGAAAAGCGCCAACGAG AAAGTGGGAAAATCTGAGGAAAAAGAAGCCAAAcag ATAAACTCAAGACCATTGAGACCCTGTTTTGTTTGCGATAAAAAGATCAAGCATTCGAAATTAAATAGACACATCACTTTATGTCATAAGCATCATCCAGATGTAAAGGATGCTTTGAACATGCCTCGAAAAGAAAGACTGAGAGCCTTCGCTAACTTTCGAAAAATTGGCATATATAATCATAATGTTAAAGAAATTGAGGAGGGCGGTAGAAATTTGTTGCGTGAAAAGCAAAACGATTCAGATGACCCACTTGTTATGTGCACCACCTGCAAAGGATTTTATGCCAAAACCTTTAAAGCTAGGCACAAGGCAGACTGCTCAAAGAACTCCTGTCAATTTCCTGTTACAATTGCTCTGGATTGTACTAGTGATGAGTCATGGAAGCTATCGGATGATCAATTTAAGCAGAGAATTTTGAACATCATCAGAGACGATGCCGTTGGTACTCTTGCCAAATCGGATCCCGTTATTTTGATGGTTGGTCATCGCCTCTatggcaaaataaaaagaagactaAACAAAAAGATGGAAGTTGAACGGTCTGTTCGAAGCGACATGCGTCGTCTGGCACATGTTTATTCCAGATTTAAAGATAGGGTGTTGGAAGTACCAAGAGATTGTTGTAATGACAAAAACAATGCTGGTGACATGTTTCTGAGGGAAAATTTTGAGGTGCTGAAATATTCTATTGAATCCTACACTCATTCTGATTTGGAAGTTCAAAAGTCAGGACTTAAGGCAGCCTTGTACTACGTGTTGAAAGACGCCGCCGAAAAACTAATTGGTTATTACCTTGGTAAAAATAATGATGTTGatgcagaaaaaattaaaaactttttggtaTTGCTGAAATTACGCAAAGATGAAATATTCGCTGACGCAACGTATGATTTAAACATGAGAAGGaatgtaaaaactaaaaaacctgCACAACTTCCAAACGAAGGCGATGTCCAACTAATTCGAGATTATGTGATTGAAAGGATACGCCACTTATCATCAGATCCATTTATCATCATGGACAGACATACGTTTGTTGAACTACGTGATTGTGCTTGCACTCGTCTTGTGCTGTATAATGGCCGAAGAGGTGGAGAACCATCGCGTCTAACCGTTACGCAGTGGATTGAAGCTGAAAAGGATGAATGGTTAGACAAACAGCGGATACAGGATATTGCAAAAGAAACTAACTTAAGCAGTGGGACAAAGATCACATTTCAATCGGGAAAAGGAGTCAACCATTTAGTTCCTGTTTTTATTCCTAAAGATACTGTTGCTGCAATGAAGTTGTTGGCTAACGAGCAAGTAAGGAAAGATGCTGGTGTCCTTGAAGAAAACTCATACATATTTCCCAGTACCCAAGGTTCTGATAATCATTGCTCTGGATGGCATAGCTTAGATAATGTTTGTGCAAAACTTCCAATTGCCAACAGAGAAAGAATTAGTGGTACAAGTAACCGACATCGCCTTAGTACCTTAATTGCTGGTTTAGGTCTATCAGAGTCCGATATGAGTTTGGCCTATGATCATTTTGGGCACAGTGAGAGAATTAACAAAACGATATACCAAGCACCAGCTGCTCATCGACAACTATTGTCAACTGGGAAACATCTATCTGTCCTTGATAATG CGCAAAGTATAAAGAATGACAATAACTTCGAGAAAAAGGGTCCTAACTTagttgaagaaaatgaaaaaaaatttagag ATGAAAATGCTGAAAAAGACACAAGTAAAGCGAACACTGTAAAATTAccgaataaaaagaaaatgaagaaaagtgTACAAGTGGGAGAAAAAAGACAAACTCATCGAAAcgatacatttaaaaaagagaaaacttgCG CACCCACGAGAAAGTATGCACTTAGAAAAGAAAAGAACGTTTCTCAAA AAACATCTGAAGAATCCAAACATTTTACAAATGTGAACGATGATGAACCTTCTGAATGGTCTGAATCAAGTGAAGATAGCGAACTCGAGAATTCTGTAAAATGCACTG GTcaacaagaaagaaaatacATTCAATGGTCGTCAGAGCAAGAGGATAAACTATACAAAAAATTTGCaagacatataaaaaataaaaaaaatggatgGCCTT GCTCTGATGATCTGAAAAAATTCGCCAACGAGGAAGGAATTACTGTTGGAACTGTtcgaaataaaattaacaatgaAAGAGGAAAAATAGCACGACAAGCGGAagcgaaaaaaaagaaaatgaacattGTTTAA